A window of Micrococcaceae bacterium Sec5.7 genomic DNA:
CTCCTGGGTGTTCGTCCGGATCCGCCAGGAACTCCAGCTCGCCCGATACAAAGGCCAGCGGCCCTGGGATGCGCTGAAGCAGTTCTCCAAGGAAATCGGTGTCCCCGAGCTATCAGACCTGGCCGACATCATGCGCCTGGCCGGAGCCGAAGGCGCCAGCGTCTACGAACCGCTGCGCGCGCGCGGAAAAGGCCTGCGGGTCCAGCTTCTCAACGAAGCCCGTTCCAGGGCCAACGCAGACTCGGAACGCATCACCATGCCAATGGCCCTGATGGGCCTGATCTTCATCGCACTCATCGCCACCCCACCACTGTTTAAACTAATCACTAGTTGAATGTCCGGAATCGGCCATTCACGGCACCTCTTGTTGGTGTACGGGGGTAACCATCAAACAAAGGAAAGACAAATGAACCAGGCTCTTCTCCGCGTAGCTGCAACGCTCCACATCGCTGGAGTCAACTTCAAATCAGCGGTTCACAACCGGCGACTGTTGCTCAAAGACGATCCCAAAGAACGTGGATCCCTCACCCTGGAACAGATCATCTGGACCGTCGGAATCGCCCTCGTCGCCGCCGTCGTGCTCGCCATCGTAGTAGCGGCGATTAACTCCAAAGCGGCGGAACTCCCCGGCGGCTAAGCCCGGGAGACCAGTCATGGCCACCACTTCAAACACTCAGCTCCGCCACCGCTTACCAGGTGACGGGGCTGAACGTGGTTCCGTCAGTCTGCAGGGCGTCATTCTCTACCCCGTGTTCATACTGCTGATATTCGGAATCCTGCAGACCGCGTTCTGGATGCACGCCCAAAATATAGCCCAGAGCGCAGCATCAGCAGGATACGCAGGGGCGAAAGCCTTCAATTCATCCTCAGATGCCGGGCAAAGCGGCGCCTACAACGTGCTCTCCGGAACCACTGACACCCTGCGAAACCAAAACGTCCAGGTGGCCCGCTCCGCAACAAGCGTCACCGTCATCGTCACCGGGACAGGTCCATCCATCGTTCCCGGATGGGGAGGACCTGCCGTCAAAGCAACGGTCAGCGGCCCCCTCGAACGGTGGGTCGACGCACCATGAAGCAGACCCAAGACAAAGAACGGGGATCCCTGACCCTCGAAACAGTCATCCTCGCCGGCGGCGCAATACTCCTCATCGGACTACTTATAGCCGGCGTCCGGATCTCGTGGGCAAACAACGCCGTCCAGTCAGCTGCATCCTCAGCAGCCCGGGACGGATCTCTTGCCCGAAGCGCAGACCTCGCTCAAGCCAGGGCAAACGAAGCGGCCAGCGTCTCGATGGCCCAAAGCGGTGCGACCTGCAGCGGACAAAACGTATCCCTGGACACCAGCCGATTCCTGGCACCCCTGGGACAGACCGGGATCGTTACGGCCAACGTCAGCTGCAACGTCCCACTTTCCAATCTCCTTCCCGGGCTGCCCGGCTCCATCTCAGTCAATAAAAGCGCCAGCTCGCCCGTCGACCCGTACAGGCAGAGGTAGCCGTGAAGGCCAGCAGGACTGCAGAGCAAGAGCGCGGATCCGCGACGATGTTTTTCGTCGTTCTTTTCCTCGGGCTCATGATCGCCATCGGCCTCGTGGTTGATGGCGGTGCAAAAACCACGGCACAACAAGAAACAAGATCCGTGGCGGAAGCAGCCGCACGCGCAGGCGCCAGTGCCGTCACCGGATCAACAGTCACCGGCGGGTCCCCGATTGTTAATCCCCAAGCAGCCCAGGCAGCAGCGCAAAGCTACATCACCGCCGCCGGCCTCACCGGAAGCGCCAGCACTTCAGGGACCACCGTCACAGTGAACGTCTCCAAGACAACTCCAACGGTTTTCCTTGGACTGATCGGGATCTCAAGCCTCACCAGCCAAGCGACCGCCAGCGCCGAAATCCTCAAACGATGAAGGAGAACCATGCCACTCAAACCCTTGATATGGGCAACGGCATTAGCCGCCCTGGCCGCCGTCTCACTCGCCATCACCATCACCATGCTTTCCACCCTTCACTCGCTCCCATAAAGGGCGAGGAACACACACTGGCCCAAACGCCGCAGAGGAAAAGGACCCAATCCATGAAGCCCACCAAGATTGTCATCGGATCGATCGCCCTCGCCGGCGCACTCGTTCTAAGCGCATGCCAGGGTGGTGCAACTCCAGGGACAACAACCACACCAACTGCCAGCGAAACCGCTAAGGCCACACCAACACCCACCGCCACCGACGTGAGCGCCCCCACCACCGAGGGACAGGCTCTCAAAGACGGGCTGGGCGCGGTACAGAAGTATGAAACCGCGATGGAGGAAGCTGCCAACGCAAAGAGCCTTGATACGACTCAGGTGAAGGCCGTGTCAACTGGTCCGGCACTCAAGTTTGCTGAAGACTTCGTGGCCGCCTCTTCGAAGTCAGCCACGAAGTACACCGGGCTTAGCACCGTGACTCTGAAGGAAGGTTACGCAAGCAATCTGACGGCAGGGGATCAAAGCCTCGAATTTGGCTTCACTGACATGTCGGTCTGCGTTGACTCGTCACAAGTCAAAGGAACGCGGCCAGATGGTTCCGCTGCCCCGACATCTGAAGCCCCGCGTGCGTTGTACCAGTTCACTGCCGAGTACAACCCCACGAGCAAGTTGTGGATGGTCACGAAGGTTACCCAAGACGCGGTGATCCCATGCTAAAAAAGGCCTCTTTGCTGCTGCTTGCTTCTGTGCTGGCTTTGTCCGTCGGCGTACCGGCAGCTCAGGCAGTCCAGCCGATGAGTGGCGGCTGCGCCAACAATCGCTGTGACGTTGATGTGGACGTTCCAGGCGCGTCTCCTGGCCCGGGCGGTTCCAAGCCTGGTGGAGTTGATGTTGTTCTCCAGCCTGGGCCGACGGAGTGCAAGCAAGGCGATAAGGAAGTGGACTGCACCAGCGATAAGGGTTCGTGGTCCAACGCCGACGAATGCTACTGGCGCCTGGCTGATCCTCAGAAGGCACCTCCCGGGGGGAAGACGGCTGGCGACGGCGCTTGGTACGAATGCACGCGTCCGCTGGGTGGCCAACTTGGTCTGGCCGCCATCTCGTCGACGCGCTGGCTGGACCAGCCGCCTCCTGGCGTTGTTGCCATCACTCCTGCCCAGGCTGCAGCCCAACTGCTGCGTCAGTTCGTGTTCCAGGGCGTACCGATCGGCATTGCACCGGAAGCCAAGGCCGGATCAAAGGGTTCCGTGGGTCTGCCTGTCTGGATGTGGGTTTCCGCCCCGTCCCAGCAAACCTATGGGCCCTGGGCGCAGAGCGCCACCATCGGCGGCGTGGCAATCACCGGGACCGCCCACGTCACCAGCATCGACTGGAACATGGGAGACGGCACCGT
This region includes:
- a CDS encoding TadE family protein, which codes for MATTSNTQLRHRLPGDGAERGSVSLQGVILYPVFILLIFGILQTAFWMHAQNIAQSAASAGYAGAKAFNSSSDAGQSGAYNVLSGTTDTLRNQNVQVARSATSVTVIVTGTGPSIVPGWGGPAVKATVSGPLERWVDAP
- a CDS encoding pilus assembly protein; amino-acid sequence: MKQTQDKERGSLTLETVILAGGAILLIGLLIAGVRISWANNAVQSAASSAARDGSLARSADLAQARANEAASVSMAQSGATCSGQNVSLDTSRFLAPLGQTGIVTANVSCNVPLSNLLPGLPGSISVNKSASSPVDPYRQR
- a CDS encoding pilus assembly protein TadG-related protein codes for the protein MFFVVLFLGLMIAIGLVVDGGAKTTAQQETRSVAEAAARAGASAVTGSTVTGGSPIVNPQAAQAAAQSYITAAGLTGSASTSGTTVTVNVSKTTPTVFLGLIGISSLTSQATASAEILKR